In Archocentrus centrarchus isolate MPI-CPG fArcCen1 chromosome 16, fArcCen1, whole genome shotgun sequence, a single window of DNA contains:
- the kif13a gene encoding kinesin-like protein KIF13A isoform X3 → MSDTKVKVAVRVRPMNRREIELNTKCVVDMEDNQTVLHPPPSNAKGENRKQPKVFAFDHCFWSMDESNVPKYAGQEVVFKCLGEGILENAFQGYNACIFAYGQTGSGKSFSMMGNGEQPGLIPRLCCSLFERVHRETNEAHTFKVEVSYMEIYNEKVRDLLDPKGSRQSLKVREHKVFGPYVDGLSQLAVTNFEDIEVLMSEGNKSRTVAATNMNEESSRSHAVFSIIVTQTLYDLQSGNSGEKVSKMSLVDLAGSERVSKTGAAGERLKEGSNINKSLTTLGCVISALADQSAGKGKAKFVPYRDSVLTWLLKDNLGGNSKTAMIATVSPAADNYEETLSTLRYADRAKRIVNHAVVNEDPNARIIRELREEVEKLKVQLSQAESMKAPELKEKLQESEKLIQEMTVTWEEKLRKTEEIATERQKQLESMGISLETSGIKVGEDKCFLVNLNADPALNELLVYYLKEHTRVGADTSQDIQLFGIGIQPEHCFLELCPDGDVTLMPIGNARTCVNGTMIDSLVHLWHGDRILWGNNHFFRINLPKRKRRDRLKELERASPRESFVEADVETASEASSEQDYSYEFAQMEVIMKTLGNNDPMQNVVQVLEKQYLEEKRTALEEQRMMYERELESLRQQLSPEKTPQHHRSNSDRLTFSTHTAHSKLRLWTEERDELFRQSLSRLREQVVKANTLVREANFLAEEMNKLTDYQVTLQIPAANLSANRKRGAIVSEPAIQVRRKGKGTQVWTIEKLENKLVDMRDHYRDWKEGTEETYNKASSKHCDPFYEAQENHNLIGVANIFLECLFHDVRLQYAVPIISQQGEVAGRLHVELMRVSGAVPERLCSGDDSSENSSENSCFEVMDTNGEIVYMAKRLTCRVRIREATGLPLNLSNFVFCQYTFWEHGEPTVAPPMVSPDRPSPRSPDAQFTVQFDHCKDYVVHVTDEFVEFISDGVLAIEVWGHRCAGNGRSLWELDALEAKTQTLRDRWSEVSRRIELWISIQELNEQGEYASVELQPGKEISTGGVFQLRQGHSRRLQVSVKPVQNSGTLPLLVEAVLSVSIGCVSARSTKLQRPLDSYQREMEDDMDSYQEEDLNCVRERWSEALIKRREYLDEQIKKIINKQEKSEEDIEREARLVEQWVGLTEERNAVLVPAPGSGIPGAPADWTPPAGMEAHIPVLFLDLNADNLTVNEQLTGPHAAGVNSILPKEHGSQFFYLPIIRHSDEEVSAVCSWDSSIHDSVHLNRVTSQNERIYLIIKATVQLSHPASMELVLRKRIAVNIYNKQSFTQSLKRRMSLKNTLYSCGVTYEIVSNIPKASEEPEERETLALMAARGDSEETQDGETYIEKYTRGVLEVENILSLERLRQAVTVKEALAAKGRHLRRSISTPNSLCSKTDLTGCEDEDCKDHCDRVDNTNCNAQDGSLCTTPNKKESSGLVPESSTFFSSSPFKVLSPQPPKFLKSLLPVKEENKVKKALEARPLLGQESMRSCVDSPALLPPPCPWRRPRAGSEGHCKPSTSTSTPTSTPTSRQLSHTLPHTAQDSEDEETDVDLTLNRGPQDQSGFQPYIPEDFANFEIYNATLESQELFRSDLKGSRCGGGSGEREVSRSPTTSSCTSGYFSHSASNATLSDVPFSTSESTDHLSCTSRESHDPLGCPVGRGGTRTKSVSVGGDTQPRPLSADGVQDLLIHSASSPISIPNCTDKPQSFALPNNCVLSTSQEFTDFKGADDTVGVADLEHFTEGWEQEGLNICANKQKKTDHVETCDADNQLASDVSGILKTSLPEHTICKYPNYEERVTVAVSCPSTTVFCTSVRAPVSASAPSPALINPTVSVLPPVSPSPLPLLPSATSSSPAVRAGGEPPIQEPAQGDLPHGSPCPSPNPSSAEPSGDSSGDESTPVAQLPDWMAPGEQVWVGKRRGTVHYVGGVEFAKGIWIGVKLDMAVGKHNGTVQGRVYFRCPPGHGVFVKPSRLTRGPPSMDTEPQTVIR, encoded by the exons gagccGGCAGTCCCTGAAAGTTCGGGAACACAAAGTCTTTGGTCCGTATGTGGATGGTCTGTCTCAGTTGGCTGTGACCAACTTTGAG gACATTGAGGTGTTAATGTCAGAGGGGAACAAATCTCGCACAGTTGCAGCCACCAACATGAATGAGGAGAGCAGTCGATCACACGCCGTCTTCAGTATCATTGTCACACAGACGCTCTATGATCTACAGTCTGGA AATTCAGGGGAGAAAGTGAGCAAGATGAGTCTGGTTGACCTGGCAGGAAGTGAACGCGTGTCGAAGACTGGAGCTGCTGGGGAGCGACTCAAAGAAGGAAGCAATATAAACAA GTCCCTCACCACATTAGGATGTGTGATTTCTGCTCTGGCTGATCAGTCTGCGGGAAAGGGGAAGGCCAAGTTTGTACCTTACAGAGACTCTGTGCTCACCTGGCTACTGAAG gaCAACCTTGGCGGAAACAGCAAGACTGCCATGATAGCGACGGTGAGTCCAGCAGCTGATAATTATGAGGAGACTTTGTCCACGCTACGTTATGCCGACAGGGCCAAGAGAATCGTCAACCACGCTGTGGTGAATGAAGATCCCAACGCTAGGATCATCAGAGAGCTCAGGGAAGAGGTGGAGAAGCTTAAGGTTCAGCTCTCTCAGGCCGAG TCCATGAAGGCTCCCGAGCTGAAGGAGAAACTACAGGAATCGGAGAAGCTCATCCAGGAGATGACGGTCACTTGGGAAGAGAAGCtgagaaagacagaggagaTTGCAACT GAGCGTCAGAAGCAGTTGGAAAGCATGGGCATCTCCTTGGAAACTTCTGGAATTAAAGTGGGTGAAGACAAGTGTTTCCTGGTCAATCTGAATGCCGATCCTGCCTTAAATGAGCTGTTGGTCTACTACCTGAAG GAGCACACGCGTGTAGGTGCAGACACGTCTCAGGACATCCAGCTCTTTGGGATCGGAATACAGCCAGAGCACTGCTTCCTGGAGCTGTGCCCGGATGGTGATGTCACCCTGATGCCAATAGGGAATGCCAG gaCCTGTGTGAATGGAACAATGATCGATTCGTTAGTACACTTGTGGCACGGAGACCGTATCTTATGGGGAAATAATCACTTCTTCAG GATCAATCTGCCTAAACGAAAGCGGCGGGACCGTTTGAAGGAGCTGGAGAGAGCGTCTCCCAGGGAGAGTTTTGTCGAGGCAGATGTGGAGACAGCCAGCGAGGCCTCTTCTGAGCAAGACTACAGCTATGAGTTTGCCCAGATGGAGGTCATAATGAAGACACTTGGAAACAATG ACCCCATGCAGAATGTGGTCCAGGTGCTAGAGAAGCAGTATCTGGAGGAGAAGCGGACGGCTCTGGAAGAGCAAAGGATGATGTACGAACGAGAGCTGGAGTCTCTGCGGCAGCAGCTGTCTCCAGAGAAAACCCCGCAGCATCACCGCAGCAACAGCGACCGTCTTACATTCTCAACACACACGGCACATAGCAAGCTGCGACTGTGGACAGAGGAGCG GGATGAGCTTTTTCGTCAGAGTCTTTCTCGACTCAGAGAGCAGGTCGTCAAAGCCAACACTTTGGTGCGAGAAGCCAACTTTTTGGCAGAGGAGATGAACAAACTCACTGACTATCAGGTCACCCTTCAGATTCCTGCAGCCAACCTCAGTGCCAACCGTAAG CGTGGAGCGATAGTGAGCGAGCCAGCCATTCAGGTGCGGAGGAAAGGGAAGGGGACCCAGGTTTGGACCATTGAGAAGCTGGAGAACAAACTTGTAGACATGAGAGACCACTACAGAGACTGGAAAGAGGGCACAGAGGAAACA TATAACAAAGCGAGCAGTAAGCACTGTGATCCTTTCTATGAGGCGCAAGAGAACCACAACCTGATTGGAGTGGCCAACATTTTTCTAGAATGTCTTTTCCATGATGTCAGGCTGCAATACGCTGTCCCCATCATCAGCCAGCAGGGAGAG GTAGCCGGCAGGTTGCACGTTGAGCTGATGCGAGTGAGTGGAGCTGTACCAGAGCGCCTGTGTAGCGGGGACGACTCTTCAGAGAACTCCAGTGAAAACAGTTGCTTCGAGGTCATGGACACCAACGGAGAGATAGTCTACATGGCCAAGAGGCTCACCTGCAGG GTGCGGATCAGGGAGGCCACAGGACTGCCGCTCAACTTGTCCAACTTTGTCTTCTGTCAGTATACCTTCTGGGAGCACGGTGAGCccactgtggctcctcccatGGTCAGCCCAGACAGGCCCTCCCCTCGAAGCCCAGATGCTCAGTTCACTGTCCAGTTTGATCACTGCAAA gaCTATGTTGTGCATGTGACAGATGAGTTTGTAGAGTTTATATCAGATGGAGTGCTGGCCATAGAAGTGTGGGGTCACCGCTGTGCTGGGAATGGACGTTCTCTCTGGGAGTTGGATGCACTGGAAGCCAAGACCCAGACGCTCCGAGACAG GTGGAGCGAGGTGTCTCGTAGGATCGAGCTGTGGATCTCCATCCAAGAGCTAAATGAGCAGGGAGAGTACgcatctgtggagctgcaacCTGGGAAAGAGATCAGCACAGGAGGAGTCTTCCAACTCCGACAG GGTCACTCCAGGAGGCTGCAGGTGTCTGTGAAACCGGTCCAGAACTCTGGCACTCTGCCCTTGCTGGTGGAGGCTGTGCTGTCTGTGTCTATTGGTTGTGTGTCTGCTCGCTCCACCAAACTGCAGAGACCGCTCGACAGCTACCAG AGAGAGATGGAAGACGATATGGATAGTTATCAG GAAGAAGATCTCAACTGTGTTAGAGAGCGCTGGTCAGAGGCACTGATCAAACGTCGGGAGTATCTTGATGAACAAATCAAGAAAATCATCAACAAACAGG AAAAATCAGAGGAGGACATTGAGCGTGAAGCTCGGCTGGTGGAGCAGTGGGTTGGGCTGACCGAAGAGAGAAATGCAGTGCTGGTACCTGCACCTGGAAGTGGCATCCCAGGAGCTCCTGCAGACtg GACTCCACCTGCCGGAATGGAAGCTCACATTCCTGTACTCTTCCTTGATTTAAATG CGGATAATCTGACAGTGAACGAGCAGCTGACCGGCCCACATGCTGCAGGCGTTAACTCTATACTGCCCAAAGAGCACGGCAGCCAGTTCTTCTATCTGCCCATCATTAGGCACAGTGATGAAGAG GTGTCAGCAGTGTGCTCCTGGGACTCATCCATTCATGATTCTGTTCACCTCAACCGGGTCACATCACAGAATGAACGCATCTACCTGATCATTAAAGCCACCGTGCAGCTCAGCCACCCTGCCTCCATGGAGCTGGTGCTCCGCAAGAGGATTGCTGTCAACATCTATAACAAACAG AGTTTCACTCAGAGCCTCAAGAGAAGGATGTCCCTAAAGAACACACTTTACTCCTGTGGTGTCACTTATGAGATAGTTTCCAACATACCAAAG gctTCAGAGGAGCCAGAGGAGAGGGAAACCTTGGCTCTCATGGCTGCTCGTGGGGACAGCGAGGAGACTCAGGATGGCGAAACCTACATAGAGAAGTACACCCGGGGAGTTCTGGAGGTGGAGAACATCCTGAGCCTGGAGAGGCTACGACAG GCTGTGACAGTGAAGGAAGCACTCGCTGCCAAGGGGAGACATTTAAGGAGGAGTATCAGCACACCAAAt TCTTTATGTAGTAAAACTGACCTGACTGGTTGTGAGGATGAGGATTGTAAG GACCACTGTGATCGTGTGGACAACACCAACTGTAATGCCCAGGACGGTTCCCTTTGTACCACACCCAATAAAAAGGAGAGCTCAG GGTTGGTTCCAGAGAGCTCTACCTTTTTTAGCTCCAGCCCCTTTAAAGTCCTCTCCCCACAACCACCTAAATTCCTCAAGTCTCTTCTTCCTGTCAAAGAGGAAAACAAGGTGAAGAAGGCTCTGGAAGCTCGACCACTACTGGGACAAGAG AGCATGCGCTCATGTGTGGACAGCCCTGCATTGCTCCCCCCTCCCTGCCCCTGGCGCCGACCCAgggcaggcagcgagggccacTGCAAGCCTTCCACCTCCACTtccacccccacctccactCCCACCAGCAGACAGCTCAGCCACACACTGCCACACACTGCT CAGGACTCTGAAGATGAGGAGACAGATGTGGACTTGACTCTAAATCGGGGCCCTCAGGACCAAAGTGGCTTCCAGCCTTACATCCCGGAGGACTTTGCAAACTTTGAGATCTACAACGCCACTCTGGAGAGCCAGGAGTTGTTTCGTTCTGACTTGAAGGGGAGCCGGTGTGGAGGTGGGAGCGGAGAAAGAGAGGTGTCGCGAAGCCCCACGACCAGCAGTTGCACTAGCGGTTACTTTTCACACAGTGCCTCCAATGCCACGCTGTCTGATGTGCCTTTCAGCACCAGTGAGAGCACTGACCATCTcagctgcacctccagagaGTCCCATGACCCTCTTGGCTGCCCTGTTGGAAGAGGCGGCACCCGAACCAAAAGTGTTTCTGTAGGGGGTGACACTCAGCCGCGACCTCTGTCGGCAGATGGGGTTCAGGACCTGCTCATCCATTCAGCTTCCTCACCTATCAGTATTCCTAATTGCACAGATAAGCCACAGTCATTCGCTTTGCCAAACAACTGTGTACTCAGTACCAGCCAGGAGTTTACTGACTTTAAAGGGGCTGATGACACTGTTGGTGTGGCTGATTTAGAACATTTTACAGAGGGATGGGAGCAGGAGGGGTTGAATATTTGTGcaaacaagcagaagaaaacagatCATGTTGAAACCTGTGACGCTGACAATCAGCTCGCCTCTGATGTCTCTGGTATTCTTAAAACATCTTTACCTGAGCATACAATATGCAAATATCCTAATTATGAAGAACGTGTTACTGTAGCTGTGTCCTGCCCTAGCACAACAGTATTTTGCACTTCAGTCAGAGCCCCAGTCTCCGCCTCAGCTCCATCTCCAGCCCTAATAAATCCTACTGTATCAGTACTGCCTCCAGTTTCACCGTCTCCACTCccactgttaccttcagctACATCTTCATCCCCAGCTGTACGTGCAGGAGGAGAACCTCCAATTCAGGAGCCAGCCCAAGGAGATCTGCCCCATGGAAGTCCCTGTCCCAGTCCAAATCCTAGCAGCGCCGAGCCCTCCGGAGACTCAAGTGGGGATGAGAGCACTCCTGTGGCTCAACTTCCTGACTGGATGGCACCTGGTGAGCAGGTGTGGGtggggaagaggagaggaacgGTCCACTATGTGGGAGGGGTGGAGTTTGCCAAGGGGATCTGGATTGGCGTGAAGCTGGACATGGCAGTAG GTAAGCACAATGGGACTGTCCAGGGCAGAGTGTACTTCCGCTGCCCCCCAGGCCATGGTGTGTTTGTGAAGCCATCTCGTCTCACCAGAGGGCCACCCTCCATGGACACAGAACCCCAGACTGTGATCAGATAG
- the kif13a gene encoding kinesin-like protein KIF13A isoform X2, protein MSDTKVKVAVRVRPMNRREIELNTKCVVDMEDNQTVLHPPPSNAKGENRKQPKVFAFDHCFWSMDESNVPKYAGQEVVFKCLGEGILENAFQGYNACIFAYGQTGSGKSFSMMGNGEQPGLIPRLCCSLFERVHRETNEAHTFKVEVSYMEIYNEKVRDLLDPKGSRQSLKVREHKVFGPYVDGLSQLAVTNFEDIEVLMSEGNKSRTVAATNMNEESSRSHAVFSIIVTQTLYDLQSGNSGEKVSKMSLVDLAGSERVSKTGAAGERLKEGSNINKSLTTLGCVISALADQSAGKGKAKFVPYRDSVLTWLLKDNLGGNSKTAMIATVSPAADNYEETLSTLRYADRAKRIVNHAVVNEDPNARIIRELREEVEKLKVQLSQAESMKAPELKEKLQESEKLIQEMTVTWEEKLRKTEEIATERQKQLESMGISLETSGIKVGEDKCFLVNLNADPALNELLVYYLKEHTRVGADTSQDIQLFGIGIQPEHCFLELCPDGDVTLMPIGNARTCVNGTMIDSLVHLWHGDRILWGNNHFFRINLPKRKRRDRLKELERASPRESFVEADVETASEASSEQDYSYEFAQMEVIMKTLGNNDPMQNVVQVLEKQYLEEKRTALEEQRMMYERELESLRQQLSPEKTPQHHRSNSDRLTFSTHTAHSKLRLWTEERDELFRQSLSRLREQVVKANTLVREANFLAEEMNKLTDYQVTLQIPAANLSANRKRGAIVSEPAIQVRRKGKGTQVWTIEKLENKLVDMRDHYRDWKEGTEETYNKASSKHCDPFYEAQENHNLIGVANIFLECLFHDVRLQYAVPIISQQGEVAGRLHVELMRVSGAVPERLCSGDDSSENSSENSCFEVMDTNGEIVYMAKRLTCRVRIREATGLPLNLSNFVFCQYTFWEHGEPTVAPPMVSPDRPSPRSPDAQFTVQFDHCKDYVVHVTDEFVEFISDGVLAIEVWGHRCAGNGRSLWELDALEAKTQTLRDRWSEVSRRIELWISIQELNEQGEYASVELQPGKEISTGGVFQLRQGHSRRLQVSVKPVQNSGTLPLLVEAVLSVSIGCVSARSTKLQRPLDSYQREMEDDMDSYQEEDLNCVRERWSEALIKRREYLDEQIKKIINKQEKSEEDIEREARLVEQWVGLTEERNAVLVPAPGSGIPGAPADWTPPAGMEAHIPVLFLDLNADNLTVNEQLTGPHAAGVNSILPKEHGSQFFYLPIIRHSDEEVSAVCSWDSSIHDSVHLNRVTSQNERIYLIIKATVQLSHPASMELVLRKRIAVNIYNKQSFTQSLKRRMSLKNTLYSCGVTYEIVSNIPKASEEPEERETLALMAARGDSEETQDGETYIEKYTRGVLEVENILSLERLRQAVTVKEALAAKGRHLRRSISTPNVQHSLCSKTDLTGCEDEDCKDHCDRVDNTNCNAQDGSLCTTPNKKESSGLVPESSTFFSSSPFKVLSPQPPKFLKSLLPVKEENKVKKALEARPLLGQESMRSCVDSPALLPPPCPWRRPRAGSEGHCKPSTSTSTPTSTPTSRQLSHTLPHTADSEDEETDVDLTLNRGPQDQSGFQPYIPEDFANFEIYNATLESQELFRSDLKGSRCGGGSGEREVSRSPTTSSCTSGYFSHSASNATLSDVPFSTSESTDHLSCTSRESHDPLGCPVGRGGTRTKSVSVGGDTQPRPLSADGVQDLLIHSASSPISIPNCTDKPQSFALPNNCVLSTSQEFTDFKGADDTVGVADLEHFTEGWEQEGLNICANKQKKTDHVETCDADNQLASDVSGILKTSLPEHTICKYPNYEERVTVAVSCPSTTVFCTSVRAPVSASAPSPALINPTVSVLPPVSPSPLPLLPSATSSSPAVRAGGEPPIQEPAQGDLPHGSPCPSPNPSSAEPSGDSSGDESTPVAQLPDWMAPGEQVWVGKRRGTVHYVGGVEFAKGIWIGVKLDMAVGKHNGTVQGRVYFRCPPGHGVFVKPSRLTRGPPSMDTEPQTVIR, encoded by the exons gagccGGCAGTCCCTGAAAGTTCGGGAACACAAAGTCTTTGGTCCGTATGTGGATGGTCTGTCTCAGTTGGCTGTGACCAACTTTGAG gACATTGAGGTGTTAATGTCAGAGGGGAACAAATCTCGCACAGTTGCAGCCACCAACATGAATGAGGAGAGCAGTCGATCACACGCCGTCTTCAGTATCATTGTCACACAGACGCTCTATGATCTACAGTCTGGA AATTCAGGGGAGAAAGTGAGCAAGATGAGTCTGGTTGACCTGGCAGGAAGTGAACGCGTGTCGAAGACTGGAGCTGCTGGGGAGCGACTCAAAGAAGGAAGCAATATAAACAA GTCCCTCACCACATTAGGATGTGTGATTTCTGCTCTGGCTGATCAGTCTGCGGGAAAGGGGAAGGCCAAGTTTGTACCTTACAGAGACTCTGTGCTCACCTGGCTACTGAAG gaCAACCTTGGCGGAAACAGCAAGACTGCCATGATAGCGACGGTGAGTCCAGCAGCTGATAATTATGAGGAGACTTTGTCCACGCTACGTTATGCCGACAGGGCCAAGAGAATCGTCAACCACGCTGTGGTGAATGAAGATCCCAACGCTAGGATCATCAGAGAGCTCAGGGAAGAGGTGGAGAAGCTTAAGGTTCAGCTCTCTCAGGCCGAG TCCATGAAGGCTCCCGAGCTGAAGGAGAAACTACAGGAATCGGAGAAGCTCATCCAGGAGATGACGGTCACTTGGGAAGAGAAGCtgagaaagacagaggagaTTGCAACT GAGCGTCAGAAGCAGTTGGAAAGCATGGGCATCTCCTTGGAAACTTCTGGAATTAAAGTGGGTGAAGACAAGTGTTTCCTGGTCAATCTGAATGCCGATCCTGCCTTAAATGAGCTGTTGGTCTACTACCTGAAG GAGCACACGCGTGTAGGTGCAGACACGTCTCAGGACATCCAGCTCTTTGGGATCGGAATACAGCCAGAGCACTGCTTCCTGGAGCTGTGCCCGGATGGTGATGTCACCCTGATGCCAATAGGGAATGCCAG gaCCTGTGTGAATGGAACAATGATCGATTCGTTAGTACACTTGTGGCACGGAGACCGTATCTTATGGGGAAATAATCACTTCTTCAG GATCAATCTGCCTAAACGAAAGCGGCGGGACCGTTTGAAGGAGCTGGAGAGAGCGTCTCCCAGGGAGAGTTTTGTCGAGGCAGATGTGGAGACAGCCAGCGAGGCCTCTTCTGAGCAAGACTACAGCTATGAGTTTGCCCAGATGGAGGTCATAATGAAGACACTTGGAAACAATG ACCCCATGCAGAATGTGGTCCAGGTGCTAGAGAAGCAGTATCTGGAGGAGAAGCGGACGGCTCTGGAAGAGCAAAGGATGATGTACGAACGAGAGCTGGAGTCTCTGCGGCAGCAGCTGTCTCCAGAGAAAACCCCGCAGCATCACCGCAGCAACAGCGACCGTCTTACATTCTCAACACACACGGCACATAGCAAGCTGCGACTGTGGACAGAGGAGCG GGATGAGCTTTTTCGTCAGAGTCTTTCTCGACTCAGAGAGCAGGTCGTCAAAGCCAACACTTTGGTGCGAGAAGCCAACTTTTTGGCAGAGGAGATGAACAAACTCACTGACTATCAGGTCACCCTTCAGATTCCTGCAGCCAACCTCAGTGCCAACCGTAAG CGTGGAGCGATAGTGAGCGAGCCAGCCATTCAGGTGCGGAGGAAAGGGAAGGGGACCCAGGTTTGGACCATTGAGAAGCTGGAGAACAAACTTGTAGACATGAGAGACCACTACAGAGACTGGAAAGAGGGCACAGAGGAAACA TATAACAAAGCGAGCAGTAAGCACTGTGATCCTTTCTATGAGGCGCAAGAGAACCACAACCTGATTGGAGTGGCCAACATTTTTCTAGAATGTCTTTTCCATGATGTCAGGCTGCAATACGCTGTCCCCATCATCAGCCAGCAGGGAGAG GTAGCCGGCAGGTTGCACGTTGAGCTGATGCGAGTGAGTGGAGCTGTACCAGAGCGCCTGTGTAGCGGGGACGACTCTTCAGAGAACTCCAGTGAAAACAGTTGCTTCGAGGTCATGGACACCAACGGAGAGATAGTCTACATGGCCAAGAGGCTCACCTGCAGG GTGCGGATCAGGGAGGCCACAGGACTGCCGCTCAACTTGTCCAACTTTGTCTTCTGTCAGTATACCTTCTGGGAGCACGGTGAGCccactgtggctcctcccatGGTCAGCCCAGACAGGCCCTCCCCTCGAAGCCCAGATGCTCAGTTCACTGTCCAGTTTGATCACTGCAAA gaCTATGTTGTGCATGTGACAGATGAGTTTGTAGAGTTTATATCAGATGGAGTGCTGGCCATAGAAGTGTGGGGTCACCGCTGTGCTGGGAATGGACGTTCTCTCTGGGAGTTGGATGCACTGGAAGCCAAGACCCAGACGCTCCGAGACAG GTGGAGCGAGGTGTCTCGTAGGATCGAGCTGTGGATCTCCATCCAAGAGCTAAATGAGCAGGGAGAGTACgcatctgtggagctgcaacCTGGGAAAGAGATCAGCACAGGAGGAGTCTTCCAACTCCGACAG GGTCACTCCAGGAGGCTGCAGGTGTCTGTGAAACCGGTCCAGAACTCTGGCACTCTGCCCTTGCTGGTGGAGGCTGTGCTGTCTGTGTCTATTGGTTGTGTGTCTGCTCGCTCCACCAAACTGCAGAGACCGCTCGACAGCTACCAG AGAGAGATGGAAGACGATATGGATAGTTATCAG GAAGAAGATCTCAACTGTGTTAGAGAGCGCTGGTCAGAGGCACTGATCAAACGTCGGGAGTATCTTGATGAACAAATCAAGAAAATCATCAACAAACAGG AAAAATCAGAGGAGGACATTGAGCGTGAAGCTCGGCTGGTGGAGCAGTGGGTTGGGCTGACCGAAGAGAGAAATGCAGTGCTGGTACCTGCACCTGGAAGTGGCATCCCAGGAGCTCCTGCAGACtg GACTCCACCTGCCGGAATGGAAGCTCACATTCCTGTACTCTTCCTTGATTTAAATG CGGATAATCTGACAGTGAACGAGCAGCTGACCGGCCCACATGCTGCAGGCGTTAACTCTATACTGCCCAAAGAGCACGGCAGCCAGTTCTTCTATCTGCCCATCATTAGGCACAGTGATGAAGAG GTGTCAGCAGTGTGCTCCTGGGACTCATCCATTCATGATTCTGTTCACCTCAACCGGGTCACATCACAGAATGAACGCATCTACCTGATCATTAAAGCCACCGTGCAGCTCAGCCACCCTGCCTCCATGGAGCTGGTGCTCCGCAAGAGGATTGCTGTCAACATCTATAACAAACAG AGTTTCACTCAGAGCCTCAAGAGAAGGATGTCCCTAAAGAACACACTTTACTCCTGTGGTGTCACTTATGAGATAGTTTCCAACATACCAAAG gctTCAGAGGAGCCAGAGGAGAGGGAAACCTTGGCTCTCATGGCTGCTCGTGGGGACAGCGAGGAGACTCAGGATGGCGAAACCTACATAGAGAAGTACACCCGGGGAGTTCTGGAGGTGGAGAACATCCTGAGCCTGGAGAGGCTACGACAG GCTGTGACAGTGAAGGAAGCACTCGCTGCCAAGGGGAGACATTTAAGGAGGAGTATCAGCACACCAAAtgtacagcat TCTTTATGTAGTAAAACTGACCTGACTGGTTGTGAGGATGAGGATTGTAAG GACCACTGTGATCGTGTGGACAACACCAACTGTAATGCCCAGGACGGTTCCCTTTGTACCACACCCAATAAAAAGGAGAGCTCAG GGTTGGTTCCAGAGAGCTCTACCTTTTTTAGCTCCAGCCCCTTTAAAGTCCTCTCCCCACAACCACCTAAATTCCTCAAGTCTCTTCTTCCTGTCAAAGAGGAAAACAAGGTGAAGAAGGCTCTGGAAGCTCGACCACTACTGGGACAAGAG AGCATGCGCTCATGTGTGGACAGCCCTGCATTGCTCCCCCCTCCCTGCCCCTGGCGCCGACCCAgggcaggcagcgagggccacTGCAAGCCTTCCACCTCCACTtccacccccacctccactCCCACCAGCAGACAGCTCAGCCACACACTGCCACACACTGCT GACTCTGAAGATGAGGAGACAGATGTGGACTTGACTCTAAATCGGGGCCCTCAGGACCAAAGTGGCTTCCAGCCTTACATCCCGGAGGACTTTGCAAACTTTGAGATCTACAACGCCACTCTGGAGAGCCAGGAGTTGTTTCGTTCTGACTTGAAGGGGAGCCGGTGTGGAGGTGGGAGCGGAGAAAGAGAGGTGTCGCGAAGCCCCACGACCAGCAGTTGCACTAGCGGTTACTTTTCACACAGTGCCTCCAATGCCACGCTGTCTGATGTGCCTTTCAGCACCAGTGAGAGCACTGACCATCTcagctgcacctccagagaGTCCCATGACCCTCTTGGCTGCCCTGTTGGAAGAGGCGGCACCCGAACCAAAAGTGTTTCTGTAGGGGGTGACACTCAGCCGCGACCTCTGTCGGCAGATGGGGTTCAGGACCTGCTCATCCATTCAGCTTCCTCACCTATCAGTATTCCTAATTGCACAGATAAGCCACAGTCATTCGCTTTGCCAAACAACTGTGTACTCAGTACCAGCCAGGAGTTTACTGACTTTAAAGGGGCTGATGACACTGTTGGTGTGGCTGATTTAGAACATTTTACAGAGGGATGGGAGCAGGAGGGGTTGAATATTTGTGcaaacaagcagaagaaaacagatCATGTTGAAACCTGTGACGCTGACAATCAGCTCGCCTCTGATGTCTCTGGTATTCTTAAAACATCTTTACCTGAGCATACAATATGCAAATATCCTAATTATGAAGAACGTGTTACTGTAGCTGTGTCCTGCCCTAGCACAACAGTATTTTGCACTTCAGTCAGAGCCCCAGTCTCCGCCTCAGCTCCATCTCCAGCCCTAATAAATCCTACTGTATCAGTACTGCCTCCAGTTTCACCGTCTCCACTCccactgttaccttcagctACATCTTCATCCCCAGCTGTACGTGCAGGAGGAGAACCTCCAATTCAGGAGCCAGCCCAAGGAGATCTGCCCCATGGAAGTCCCTGTCCCAGTCCAAATCCTAGCAGCGCCGAGCCCTCCGGAGACTCAAGTGGGGATGAGAGCACTCCTGTGGCTCAACTTCCTGACTGGATGGCACCTGGTGAGCAGGTGTGGGtggggaagaggagaggaacgGTCCACTATGTGGGAGGGGTGGAGTTTGCCAAGGGGATCTGGATTGGCGTGAAGCTGGACATGGCAGTAG GTAAGCACAATGGGACTGTCCAGGGCAGAGTGTACTTCCGCTGCCCCCCAGGCCATGGTGTGTTTGTGAAGCCATCTCGTCTCACCAGAGGGCCACCCTCCATGGACACAGAACCCCAGACTGTGATCAGATAG